A section of the Polynucleobacter sp. AP-Jannik-300A-C4 genome encodes:
- a CDS encoding amino acid ABC transporter substrate-binding protein: MKSKKLSANCLIVSTLFFGAVNAYAASQTMDKIKSTGAVTMGVRESSIPMSYTTGDSRFDGYHVEICRMILADIKDKLGLSTLRINYQPVTSQNRVPLVQNGTVDIECGTTTNNTARAKDVGFANTLYVEEVRIAVKANSGINSISQLAGKKLATTTGTTSVQLLRKHEKANGVNFDEVFGKDHADSFLLLESGRADAFVMDGSILAGNIANSKNPKDYKIVGEVLSTEPIAIMVPKNDPEFKAAVNAAIAKIVANGAMPKLWNKWFLGPIPPKNIVVGLELSPATKNAWANLNDKPAEDYNKK, from the coding sequence GTGAAAAGCAAAAAACTAAGCGCTAATTGTTTAATCGTTTCGACATTGTTCTTTGGCGCTGTAAATGCTTATGCCGCAAGCCAGACGATGGATAAAATTAAATCTACTGGTGCGGTAACCATGGGTGTGCGTGAATCGTCCATTCCTATGTCATATACCACCGGCGATAGTCGCTTTGATGGCTACCACGTCGAGATTTGTCGCATGATTTTGGCTGATATTAAAGATAAGTTGGGTTTGAGTACCTTACGCATCAATTATCAACCCGTTACATCACAGAATCGTGTACCCCTGGTTCAAAACGGTACGGTAGATATTGAGTGTGGCACAACAACAAACAACACTGCACGAGCAAAGGATGTTGGTTTTGCCAATACCCTATACGTTGAAGAGGTTCGAATTGCGGTCAAGGCAAATTCTGGTATTAATTCTATCTCTCAATTGGCGGGTAAGAAGCTTGCGACGACTACTGGTACTACCTCAGTACAGTTGCTACGAAAGCATGAAAAAGCCAATGGCGTTAATTTTGATGAGGTATTTGGTAAAGACCATGCTGACAGCTTTCTACTCTTGGAATCTGGTCGCGCTGATGCATTCGTGATGGATGGTTCAATTTTGGCTGGCAACATTGCTAACTCTAAAAATCCAAAGGATTACAAGATTGTTGGTGAGGTGCTCTCAACTGAGCCTATTGCGATTATGGTTCCTAAGAATGATCCGGAGTTTAAGGCTGCCGTGAATGCTGCAATTGCCAAGATTGTTGCTAATGGCGCTATGCCTAAACTGTGGAATAAATGGTTTCTAGGTCCAATTCCACCAAAGAATATTGTTGTGGGTCTTGAATTGTCGCCAGCCACCAAAAATGCTTGGGCCAATCTCAACGACAAGCCTGCTGAAGATTACAACAAGAAGTAA
- a CDS encoding amino acid ABC transporter permease — MSLDLGVFCRNTLDGEVVDHCFSALFGLAQNSDPSYLDWLMKAWAWTLAVAGLGLTIALILGVVMGTLRTLPTTTSLNRWLIRISTAWVELFRNIPILVQVFLWYHVIPAFVLPLKSLPSYWLVSIALGFFTSARIAEQVRAGIQSLPSGQANAATVLGLTTAQSYRYVILPMALRIVIPPLTSESMNLIKNSSVAFAVSVPELTLFAMQAQEETSKGVEIYLAVTLLYALSAFAVNRVMTLIEKRSRIPGFIVSNDASLAH, encoded by the coding sequence ATGTCTTTAGATTTAGGTGTTTTTTGTAGGAACACCTTGGATGGGGAGGTGGTGGATCACTGCTTTTCCGCCCTTTTCGGTTTGGCTCAAAACAGCGACCCAAGCTACTTAGACTGGCTCATGAAAGCTTGGGCTTGGACCTTGGCTGTTGCAGGTCTTGGCTTGACGATTGCTTTAATTCTAGGGGTGGTTATGGGTACTCTGCGTACTTTGCCAACTACTACCTCTCTTAATAGATGGCTTATTCGTATTTCCACTGCCTGGGTTGAGTTATTTAGAAATATACCAATCTTAGTTCAGGTCTTTCTTTGGTATCACGTCATCCCAGCCTTTGTCTTACCTTTAAAGTCTTTGCCATCCTATTGGCTGGTGAGTATTGCACTTGGATTCTTTACATCAGCTCGCATAGCAGAGCAGGTTAGGGCTGGCATTCAGTCTTTACCAAGTGGGCAGGCTAATGCTGCAACTGTATTAGGTTTAACAACTGCACAAAGTTATCGTTACGTTATCTTGCCAATGGCCTTACGGATCGTAATTCCACCGTTGACATCAGAGAGTATGAATTTAATTAAAAATTCTTCAGTTGCTTTTGCGGTTTCTGTGCCGGAGTTGACCCTATTTGCGATGCAAGCTCAGGAAGAAACATCCAAGGGCGTTGAAATTTATTTGGCAGTCACCTTGTTGTATGCCCTATCAGCATTTGCGGTAAATCGAGTGATGACTTTGATTGAAAAGCGTAGTCGTATTCCGGGTTTTATCGTTTCCAATGATGCAAGCTTGGCTCACTAG
- a CDS encoding amino acid ABC transporter permease, protein MLSLDLSFYNWELFTNYILKGLLFSIQLTVIATLGGILFGTFLALMRLSGRPALVYPASFYVNTMRSIPLVMVILWFFLLIPMLIGRPIGADLSATITFIAFEAAFFSEIVRAGIQSVPKGQVYAGEALGMTYGQNMRLVVLPQAFRNMIPVFMTQTIVLFQDTSLVYAIGAYDLLKGFEIAGKNYGRPIETYILAAVTYFVICFSLSKLVRKIQARVAIIR, encoded by the coding sequence ATGCTGAGCTTAGATCTGAGTTTTTATAATTGGGAATTATTTACCAACTATATTCTTAAGGGTTTGTTATTCAGTATTCAGTTGACTGTTATTGCAACATTAGGCGGAATTCTATTTGGTACGTTCTTGGCCTTAATGCGTTTGTCAGGCAGGCCTGCTTTGGTATATCCCGCTTCCTTCTACGTAAATACAATGCGATCTATCCCCTTGGTGATGGTCATCCTGTGGTTTTTCTTGCTGATCCCAATGTTGATTGGCAGGCCGATTGGTGCAGATCTTTCAGCCACAATTACCTTTATCGCATTTGAGGCAGCCTTTTTTTCAGAAATTGTACGGGCTGGCATTCAGTCGGTGCCAAAAGGCCAAGTCTATGCTGGCGAGGCATTGGGGATGACCTACGGTCAGAACATGCGCCTGGTAGTCTTGCCCCAGGCTTTTAGGAACATGATTCCAGTATTCATGACTCAGACGATTGTTTTATTTCAGGACACCTCGCTTGTCTATGCAATTGGCGCATATGATCTGCTCAAAGGATTTGAGATTGCTGGCAAAAATTATGGTCGTCCAATTGAAACCTATATCTTGGCTGCAGTAACTTACTTTGTAATTTGTTTCTCGCTTTCTAAGCTGGTTCGTAAGATCCAGGCTAGAGTAGCTATTATTCGCTAA
- a CDS encoding amino acid ABC transporter ATP-binding protein, which yields MIQLKNVSKWYGSFQVLTECSTSIKKGEVVVICGPSGSGKSTLIKTINALEPFQAGEITVDGIALHDPKTNLAKLRSRVGMVFQHFELFPHLSVTENLTLAQMKVLGRSVDEAKTHGLKYLERVGLMAQKDKFPGQLSGGQQQRVAIARALSMDPIVMLFDEPTSALDPEMVGEVLDVMVKLANEGMTMCCVTHEMGFARKVSHRVIFMDQGRIIEDCTKDEFFGSPESRSPRAKEFLSKILDH from the coding sequence ATGATTCAGCTTAAAAATGTTTCCAAATGGTATGGCTCATTTCAGGTGCTAACTGAGTGCTCGACATCGATAAAAAAGGGCGAGGTTGTTGTGATTTGCGGGCCTTCTGGCTCTGGTAAATCTACTCTGATTAAAACAATTAACGCTCTTGAACCTTTTCAGGCTGGTGAAATTACGGTTGATGGAATTGCTCTGCATGACCCTAAAACAAACTTAGCAAAACTACGCTCACGCGTGGGTATGGTATTTCAACACTTTGAGCTTTTTCCACACCTCAGTGTTACTGAAAATCTGACTCTTGCTCAAATGAAGGTTTTAGGTAGATCAGTAGATGAGGCTAAGACTCATGGTCTAAAGTATTTAGAGCGTGTTGGGCTAATGGCGCAAAAGGATAAGTTTCCTGGACAGTTGTCTGGAGGTCAGCAACAACGTGTAGCGATTGCGCGAGCCTTGAGTATGGATCCGATCGTGATGCTATTTGATGAGCCAACCTCTGCCTTAGACCCAGAGATGGTGGGTGAGGTGTTAGATGTCATGGTAAAGCTTGCTAATGAAGGGATGACGATGTGCTGCGTAACACATGAGATGGGCTTCGCGCGTAAGGTAAGTCACCGTGTCATCTTCATGGACCAAGGAAGAATTATAGAAGACTGTACCAAGGATGAGTTCTTTGGTAGTCCTGAGTCAAGATCGCCAAGAGCCAAAGAATTCCTCTCAAAAATTTTAGATCACTGA
- a CDS encoding carboxymuconolactone decarboxylase family protein: MNKESFEKGLKTRREVLGAEYVDNSIKNADAFNMPMQELVTEYCWNEIWNRPGLDRRTRSIINLSMITALNRPHELKLHVRGAINNGLSKEDIQEIFLQAAIYCGVPAAIDSFRCAKEVFAEMGI, translated from the coding sequence GTGAATAAAGAATCATTTGAAAAAGGACTTAAGACTCGCCGCGAAGTACTGGGTGCGGAGTATGTAGATAACTCCATCAAGAATGCCGATGCATTCAATATGCCGATGCAGGAGTTGGTGACCGAATATTGTTGGAATGAAATTTGGAATCGACCTGGCTTAGACCGCAGAACCAGAAGCATCATTAATCTGTCGATGATCACTGCCTTGAATCGTCCGCATGAGCTCAAGCTTCACGTCAGGGGTGCAATTAATAATGGTCTGAGCAAAGAAGATATTCAGGAAATATTTTTGCAAGCTGCGATTTACTGCGGCGTACCAGCTGCAATTGATAGCTTTAGATGTGCCAAAGAAGTTTTTGCTGAAATGGGTATTTAG
- a CDS encoding DUF3313 domain-containing protein has translation MNKLGALVVAISAATLLAACSNTPKLASQPMPKSGFLPNYSVLVPMATSEADTRIWRYRKAGVNPGAYTAVILDPIYLNQNATKEISPEVINQAQIALQDSMVSAVNSRGNIKIVNQPGPGVARISVGITGAESSADSLQPWNFTPIGLAMNAAAYAGGVNSKTPAMLVESKITDSQTKDVIGEGLVTIQGESFRTGGGSIESFVAMAKKVVKVAMETSADPRATAAK, from the coding sequence ATGAACAAATTAGGTGCTTTAGTTGTAGCAATTTCTGCAGCCACTTTATTGGCAGCATGTAGTAACACTCCTAAGTTGGCAAGTCAGCCAATGCCAAAGTCTGGCTTCTTGCCAAATTATTCTGTCTTGGTGCCAATGGCTACGTCTGAAGCCGATACCCGTATTTGGAGATATCGCAAGGCGGGTGTAAATCCTGGCGCATACACTGCAGTAATTTTGGACCCCATTTATTTAAATCAGAATGCTACTAAAGAAATTTCTCCAGAGGTGATTAATCAGGCGCAGATCGCATTGCAGGATTCAATGGTCAGCGCAGTGAATAGTCGCGGAAATATCAAGATCGTAAATCAGCCTGGTCCAGGTGTAGCGCGTATTTCTGTTGGCATTACTGGGGCAGAAAGTTCAGCTGATAGTTTGCAGCCGTGGAATTTCACGCCGATTGGCTTGGCCATGAATGCGGCTGCTTATGCCGGTGGCGTGAACTCTAAAACTCCAGCGATGCTAGTGGAGAGCAAGATTACTGATAGCCAAACCAAAGATGTGATTGGTGAAGGCTTGGTAACAATTCAGGGAGAGTCTTTCCGAACTGGCGGAGGTTCCATTGAATCATTTGTCGCTATGGCCAAAAAGGTAGTGAAGGTAGCTATGGAAACTTCTGCCGATCCAAGAGCTACTGCGGCTAAATAA